One Peribacillus simplex NBRC 15720 = DSM 1321 genomic region harbors:
- a CDS encoding DinB family protein, with the protein MKNVIDGINHWICFIPEEFNRMTEKELNHRPMPHKWSKKEILGHLCDSALNNMNRFIKIQYEEQPYVIQSYNQDQWVLVQNYQERPMDEIVNLFGTLNKQIIYIIKNTPNDRLSNLCDIGNNQQKSLEWLIKDYLEHMEHHINNQILIKK; encoded by the coding sequence TTGAAAAATGTAATAGATGGAATCAATCATTGGATATGTTTTATACCTGAAGAGTTCAACCGGATGACAGAAAAAGAATTAAATCATCGACCAATGCCACACAAATGGTCCAAAAAAGAGATTTTAGGACATCTATGCGATTCTGCATTGAACAATATGAATAGGTTTATCAAGATTCAGTACGAAGAACAGCCATATGTTATACAATCATATAATCAAGACCAATGGGTATTAGTCCAGAATTATCAAGAGAGACCAATGGATGAGATAGTTAACCTTTTTGGCACCTTAAATAAGCAAATCATATATATAATAAAGAATACACCAAATGATAGATTATCTAATCTTTGTGATATAGGAAATAATCAACAAAAATCATTGGAGTGGCTAATAAAAGATTATCTAGAACATATGGAACATCATATTAACAATCAAATTCTAATTAAAAAATAG
- a CDS encoding peptidoglycan-binding domain-containing protein yields the protein MLKKKLLVIIPTVALMLAPLGMGTSISHAASKGSQIQKIETKAETRPTLREGSRSSYVRDLQQSLKDVKYNVGVDGIFGTQTQNVVREFQVDHNLASDGIVGPLTWAALDENKVERKQFTEKDAIALGKKKLGNKIVFSGDGRLLKDGKGKSYYNYKAANKDWMDQGGTGTIGWFHIYKDGRVVEQ from the coding sequence GTGTTGAAGAAAAAATTATTGGTCATTATTCCAACAGTTGCGCTCATGTTGGCCCCTCTAGGAATGGGAACTTCAATTTCCCACGCAGCATCAAAGGGCAGTCAAATCCAGAAAATCGAAACGAAGGCGGAAACGCGCCCGACGCTCAGGGAAGGCTCACGTTCGAGTTATGTAAGAGACTTACAGCAAAGCCTTAAAGATGTTAAATATAATGTAGGTGTTGATGGGATTTTCGGTACCCAAACTCAAAATGTGGTAAGGGAGTTTCAAGTGGATCATAACTTGGCTTCAGATGGTATCGTCGGACCGCTGACATGGGCTGCTTTAGATGAAAATAAGGTGGAAAGAAAACAGTTCACGGAGAAAGATGCGATTGCGTTAGGGAAGAAGAAACTGGGTAACAAGATCGTATTCAGCGGTGATGGCAGATTGCTGAAAGATGGCAAAGGAAAATCATATTACAATTATAAAGCAGCTAATAAAGATTGGATGGATCAAGGCGGCACAGGAACGATTGGGTGGTTCCACATTTATAAAGATGGCCGTGTAGTGGAACAATAA
- a CDS encoding nitroreductase family protein: MSATTTNVKEAIINRRSIRKVKKNESITKERINEVLKTALHAPTSFNMQSGRVVVVMDDEHEKFWDIVKETLRSRVPEESFAATVERLQGFRDGVGTILFFENKETIEQMQEKAPSYKEQFPYWSHQGSAMLQYAIWVTLSAEGIGASLQHYNPIIDEAVMKNWDLPGKWSLIAQMPFGEPNEQPGDKTFLPFENIVKFY, encoded by the coding sequence ATGTCAGCAACTACAACAAATGTAAAAGAAGCAATCATCAATCGTCGTTCCATCCGTAAGGTGAAAAAGAACGAAAGTATTACGAAAGAAAGAATTAATGAAGTGTTAAAGACCGCTTTACATGCACCAACTTCATTTAATATGCAAAGTGGACGAGTGGTGGTAGTGATGGATGACGAGCATGAAAAGTTCTGGGATATTGTAAAAGAAACACTACGTTCCCGCGTTCCGGAAGAGAGCTTTGCGGCAACTGTAGAACGATTACAAGGATTTCGTGATGGAGTGGGTACCATTCTATTCTTTGAAAATAAAGAAACGATAGAACAAATGCAAGAAAAAGCACCCTCTTATAAAGAACAGTTTCCATATTGGTCGCATCAAGGAAGTGCTATGCTGCAGTATGCAATATGGGTGACTTTATCAGCGGAAGGCATAGGGGCATCTTTACAACATTATAATCCAATAATTGATGAAGCAGTGATGAAGAATTGGGATCTTCCAGGGAAATGGTCGTTGATAGCTCAAATGCCATTTGGTGAGCCGAATGAACAACCAGGCGACAAAACGTTCCTACCTTTCGAAAATATTGTGAAATTTTATTAA
- a CDS encoding Fur-regulated basic protein FbpA — protein sequence MITQLSAKGEAKKEELIQELLKFGIFKKYNKQLYELPLVVLQKEFNHLRGELKNV from the coding sequence ATGATTACCCAATTAAGTGCAAAGGGAGAAGCAAAAAAAGAGGAACTTATACAAGAACTTCTGAAATTCGGGATTTTTAAAAAATATAATAAACAACTATACGAGCTTCCGTTAGTAGTTTTACAAAAGGAATTCAATCACTTGAGAGGTGAATTAAAAAATGTCTAG
- a CDS encoding phospholipase D-like domain-containing protein has protein sequence MTVKTAIKGVLLVLLIYLLYVVVTAVVLFPKVEKEEDKPINQVSAYMGEKEATVDRVLLLEDGYESGLARMRMIQEAQHSIDIAYYAFGKGKSTELILGALFEAADRGVKVRILLDGISHGLRGQLSSARYALASHENIELRYYETFKPFKPWTWHNRLHDKIITVDGKLGIIGGRNIADKYLASKPPRNFVYDRDVLIFNAKEEKDSVIVEMKDYLNELWTHPYTSNVFSDLSKRQKEKGKRERDALANQYSKALQTEADFVNPVVEWSNSTTPTKKVSFIHNPIERFNKYPIVWRSLVDIAANANQSVIIQSPYIVPADALKEYEPKQMDSKVNWTILTNSVESTPNVIAFSGYLALRDSIVETGARLYEYAKPYSLHGKSVVYDQRLSAVGSYNLDSRSAFLNTESMVVIDSGKFAAELTGAIESKISNSTLVADNNKYIEPPEDQKKEESFFKATFLNALSKVTVYLNRFI, from the coding sequence ATGACTGTAAAAACGGCAATTAAAGGAGTTCTGCTCGTTCTTCTAATATATTTGCTTTATGTAGTGGTGACGGCAGTGGTTCTTTTCCCCAAAGTGGAAAAAGAAGAAGATAAGCCGATTAATCAAGTAAGTGCATATATGGGAGAGAAGGAAGCCACCGTGGATCGTGTCCTTCTACTCGAAGACGGTTATGAGTCGGGACTCGCCCGAATGCGAATGATCCAGGAAGCCCAGCATTCAATCGATATTGCCTACTATGCTTTTGGAAAAGGCAAATCAACCGAACTTATTCTTGGAGCATTGTTCGAAGCTGCTGACCGAGGTGTCAAAGTCCGAATCCTTCTGGATGGAATATCTCATGGACTCAGAGGTCAATTAAGCAGTGCCCGTTATGCATTGGCCTCTCATGAAAACATTGAATTAAGATATTACGAAACCTTTAAGCCATTTAAGCCGTGGACCTGGCATAATCGCCTTCATGATAAGATCATCACTGTAGATGGAAAGTTAGGCATCATCGGAGGGAGAAATATTGCCGATAAGTATTTAGCAAGCAAGCCGCCGAGAAATTTTGTCTATGACAGGGATGTACTCATTTTCAATGCTAAAGAGGAGAAAGATAGTGTAATCGTTGAAATGAAGGACTATTTGAATGAATTATGGACCCATCCGTATACGAGCAATGTTTTTTCGGACCTCTCGAAAAGGCAAAAGGAAAAAGGAAAACGTGAAAGAGATGCATTAGCGAATCAATACAGCAAAGCTTTGCAAACTGAAGCAGATTTCGTTAATCCAGTCGTCGAGTGGAGCAATTCTACAACACCTACTAAAAAAGTGTCCTTCATTCATAACCCAATCGAGCGTTTCAATAAATACCCAATTGTGTGGAGATCTCTAGTGGATATTGCGGCGAATGCCAATCAATCGGTAATCATCCAAAGTCCCTATATTGTTCCTGCGGATGCCTTGAAGGAATATGAACCGAAGCAGATGGATTCAAAGGTTAATTGGACCATACTTACCAACTCGGTGGAATCAACCCCGAATGTGATCGCTTTTTCCGGTTACTTGGCGCTTAGGGATAGTATCGTTGAGACGGGCGCAAGGCTTTATGAATATGCAAAGCCTTATTCTTTGCATGGTAAATCGGTGGTCTATGATCAACGATTAAGTGCAGTGGGTTCCTACAATTTGGATTCTCGATCTGCCTTTTTAAATACAGAATCGATGGTGGTCATCGATAGTGGAAAATTTGCAGCCGAGTTGACAGGAGCCATAGAGTCGAAAATCTCAAATAGTACACTCGTTGCGGACAATAATAAATATATAGAACCACCTGAAGATCAGAAAAAAGAAGAGTCTTTTTTTAAAGCCACCTTTTTAAATGCCCTCTCGAAAGTTACGGTATATTTGAATAGGTTCATTTGA
- a CDS encoding efflux RND transporter permease subunit, producing the protein MEFFTKWAFKNKAAVSLVTIFILLIGVVSYFKLPMEFLPSADNPQVTIITMGQGTDSKTMETQVTDPIERAVTGVKGKSSIYSTTGDGFSKVDLFFEAGSDMKQAKLDVQEALGSVALPQSMAKPTVTQLNTSMIPISFVAVTFKDGLTAENIDFTKKELEPLYKDIKGVSDVQTFGVSQSILSVKVDNEELAKKKVSIQDIMSVLNGQNAALAVGEKVIDGKASNIKVIGDLTSIEKLKALKVTPNVTLGEIAKVEEAKDGNLISRFNGKESIDLSIIKDSQSNAVTISKEVEKVAKEINEKYSDQKSTIYLSTADMVETSVQTMVKEVLLGALFATIVIMVFLRNVRSTFITIVSIPLSLGFTLFLLSLSGVTLNILTLGGVAVAIGRLVDDSIVVIENIFRKMQQEKISIEMVMDATKEVGVAITASTLTTVAVFLPVALLNGGLQEFLLPFALTVTYSLLASLIVALTVVPLMSAGLLKRTELPKHRPAKRFTKLVTWSLNHKWVVLIVAMLLFVGSIGTYFAMPKGAIDNSSADYVSVTLTYPNDQPYEKVKEKAIELEETMQGMSEADNIFMQLGNSAETAQYGAVTSPTEATFGILVKDKTNVDSILKKVEKEQENYPDAKLTATASSFMMGASKTNITIDVIGSNVEDLEQTANKVKEGIQDIKGIEDVTTNQDEKKTIYSFKVDPAKGNTEQIGQQLGIMLNKTPIGNITLQDKQTPVVLEPILDPKKPEDLKSIPIMTDGGLAPVSKVASLKSEESATTQFHKDGETYLQLTATVDPTKLSDVASKINLEIFGDKENKGLDIPNDVEILVGGASAQQTDDFSDLFLTMLISIGIVFLIMVITFKSIKAPIAILFSLPFAAIGAVLGLVISRIPVDITALLGALMLIGIVVTNAIVLLDRVKQNEEKMIIRDAIVEATATRFRPIIMTAVATICAMLPLLYKKAETGSLVSQSLAIVVIGGLAVSTLLTLIVIPCIYELLYYKKSKKQRKKKREPVNEQIEM; encoded by the coding sequence GTGGAGTTTTTTACTAAGTGGGCGTTTAAGAACAAGGCTGCCGTTTCATTGGTAACCATATTTATTTTGTTGATAGGAGTTGTCAGTTATTTTAAACTGCCGATGGAATTTTTACCATCTGCTGATAATCCACAAGTTACGATTATCACAATGGGGCAGGGCACTGATTCGAAAACGATGGAAACACAAGTTACAGATCCGATTGAAAGAGCAGTTACGGGAGTTAAAGGAAAGAGTTCAATATACTCCACCACTGGAGATGGATTTTCAAAAGTAGATCTATTCTTTGAAGCCGGATCGGATATGAAACAAGCGAAACTTGATGTTCAAGAGGCTCTTGGCAGTGTAGCGCTGCCACAAAGCATGGCAAAGCCAACTGTTACACAGTTAAATACATCAATGATTCCCATCTCATTTGTAGCTGTTACTTTTAAGGATGGATTAACAGCTGAAAATATAGACTTTACCAAGAAAGAATTAGAACCTCTGTATAAAGATATTAAAGGGGTTTCGGATGTACAGACATTTGGAGTTTCCCAATCCATTCTTTCAGTCAAAGTGGATAATGAAGAATTGGCTAAAAAGAAAGTCTCCATTCAAGATATCATGAGCGTTCTTAACGGTCAGAATGCAGCTCTGGCCGTAGGCGAAAAAGTGATTGATGGGAAGGCAAGTAACATCAAGGTTATCGGGGATTTAACAAGTATTGAAAAATTAAAAGCGTTAAAGGTCACTCCAAATGTCACACTTGGAGAAATAGCAAAAGTTGAAGAAGCGAAGGATGGTAACCTCATCAGTCGTTTTAACGGAAAGGAAAGCATTGATTTAAGCATTATCAAGGACAGTCAATCAAATGCTGTAACAATCAGTAAAGAGGTTGAAAAAGTAGCAAAAGAAATTAATGAAAAGTATAGTGACCAGAAATCGACCATTTATTTATCTACAGCTGATATGGTGGAGACTTCCGTTCAGACGATGGTAAAAGAAGTTCTGCTCGGTGCGCTATTCGCTACTATTGTAATCATGGTCTTTTTACGGAATGTACGATCTACATTCATTACGATCGTATCCATACCGTTATCTCTTGGCTTTACGTTATTTTTGCTGTCATTGTCGGGAGTGACGCTGAATATTTTGACGCTGGGCGGTGTCGCTGTTGCGATCGGTCGCTTAGTGGACGATAGTATTGTTGTTATTGAAAATATTTTCCGGAAAATGCAGCAGGAGAAGATTTCAATCGAAATGGTGATGGATGCTACTAAAGAGGTGGGAGTGGCGATAACAGCTTCAACCCTTACTACTGTAGCAGTTTTCTTGCCGGTTGCTTTATTGAATGGAGGGCTACAAGAGTTTCTTCTTCCTTTCGCTTTGACTGTCACTTATTCTTTGCTGGCCTCTTTAATTGTGGCATTGACGGTTGTTCCATTAATGAGTGCAGGATTGCTGAAAAGGACGGAGCTGCCAAAACATCGACCGGCCAAGCGTTTTACCAAGCTGGTTACTTGGTCACTAAACCATAAATGGGTTGTCTTGATTGTTGCTATGCTGCTGTTTGTCGGTTCCATTGGTACATATTTTGCCATGCCAAAAGGGGCGATTGATAATTCTTCAGCAGACTATGTCTCCGTGACCTTAACTTATCCAAATGATCAGCCTTATGAGAAAGTAAAGGAAAAAGCGATTGAACTCGAAGAAACGATGCAGGGTATGAGTGAAGCGGATAATATTTTCATGCAATTAGGAAACTCTGCCGAGACAGCACAATATGGCGCAGTCACATCACCCACTGAAGCTACTTTCGGCATCCTGGTGAAGGATAAAACAAATGTGGATTCAATCCTGAAAAAGGTGGAAAAGGAACAAGAAAACTATCCTGATGCGAAGCTTACGGCCACCGCTTCCTCATTTATGATGGGGGCATCAAAGACGAACATTACGATAGATGTGATTGGCAGTAATGTTGAAGATTTGGAACAGACGGCCAATAAGGTCAAAGAAGGAATTCAGGATATTAAAGGAATTGAAGATGTTACAACGAACCAAGACGAAAAGAAAACGATTTATTCATTCAAGGTAGATCCAGCTAAAGGCAATACAGAACAAATAGGTCAACAATTAGGTATCATGCTTAATAAAACTCCTATCGGCAATATAACTTTACAGGATAAGCAGACACCTGTCGTCCTTGAACCAATCTTAGATCCCAAAAAACCAGAGGATTTAAAAAGCATTCCGATTATGACAGATGGCGGTCTAGCACCAGTGTCAAAGGTTGCTTCTTTAAAGAGCGAAGAGAGTGCAACAACACAGTTCCATAAAGATGGAGAAACGTATCTTCAACTAACTGCAACAGTCGATCCGACTAAGCTTTCCGATGTTGCAAGTAAAATAAATCTTGAGATATTTGGAGATAAGGAGAACAAAGGTCTTGATATTCCGAATGATGTAGAAATTTTAGTCGGGGGAGCGAGTGCTCAGCAGACAGATGATTTTTCCGATTTGTTCCTTACGATGTTAATATCGATCGGTATTGTCTTTTTAATCATGGTTATAACATTTAAATCGATCAAAGCACCGATCGCCATTCTATTTTCCTTGCCATTCGCTGCTATTGGAGCGGTATTAGGATTGGTTATCAGTCGAATTCCAGTGGATATTACAGCACTGCTGGGTGCTCTCATGTTAATTGGAATTGTTGTGACAAACGCGATTGTGCTTCTGGATCGAGTCAAACAAAACGAAGAAAAAATGATCATCCGTGATGCGATCGTCGAAGCGACAGCTACAAGATTCCGTCCAATCATAATGACGGCTGTAGCAACGATTTGTGCCATGCTGCCACTTTTATATAAAAAAGCGGAGACAGGAAGCTTGGTTTCACAAAGTTTAGCGATCGTTGTCATTGGCGGGCTAGCTGTTTCTACACTGCTCACACTTATCGTCATTCCATGTATATATGAATTGCTGTACTATAAAAAATCGAAAAAACAGAGAAAGAAAAAGAGAGAACCCGTTAACGAACAAATCGAGATGTAA
- a CDS encoding DsbA family oxidoreductase, which translates to MTVKIKAYSDFICPFCFLGKGPLDEIVKEKDVEVEWMPFELRPSPYSKIDPWKEPDKLNSWDSYILPAAKKLGVDMRLPRVSPHPYTHLAFEGCHFAKEHGKGNEFHHRVFTAFFQEEQNIEDIEVLTKLAGEVELPVDAFREALVSRKYREVHQEALKHAYEEADIRAVPTFIIGDEVIQGLASKERLAQVIEKEEAKNKQNEFDGLQCDGKGNC; encoded by the coding sequence ATGACAGTGAAAATTAAAGCGTATTCTGATTTTATATGTCCATTTTGTTTTTTAGGTAAAGGTCCTTTGGACGAAATCGTGAAGGAAAAGGATGTAGAAGTGGAATGGATGCCATTTGAATTGCGTCCGAGTCCCTATTCCAAAATTGATCCATGGAAAGAACCCGATAAGTTGAATTCATGGGATTCTTATATTCTTCCTGCTGCGAAAAAGCTAGGGGTTGATATGCGTTTACCACGTGTTTCCCCGCATCCATATACACATTTGGCGTTCGAAGGGTGCCATTTTGCAAAGGAGCACGGAAAAGGGAACGAGTTCCACCACAGAGTATTTACAGCGTTTTTTCAAGAGGAACAAAATATTGAAGATATTGAAGTATTGACAAAATTAGCGGGTGAAGTTGAACTTCCTGTTGATGCATTTAGAGAAGCGTTAGTGTCACGAAAGTATCGGGAAGTGCACCAAGAAGCACTAAAACATGCTTATGAAGAAGCAGATATCAGGGCTGTTCCGACGTTTATTATTGGTGATGAAGTCATTCAAGGACTAGCCAGCAAAGAAAGGTTAGCGCAAGTCATCGAGAAGGAAGAAGCAAAAAATAAACAGAATGAATTTGATGGCCTGCAATGTGATGGTAAGGGGAATTGCTAA
- a CDS encoding flavodoxin domain-containing protein, which produces MKVFIGYVSLSGNTEKMAINIKNRMKAVGCEVYMERLDTVEVDALKDFDLAFIGLYTWNLEDLPYEANEFYEEIDQVDFGGVKVAFFGAGDLTHSKPCAAIDILSEKMKQFGFDVYDRVLKIHHESSTYEQLRKCEDFAEHALIWGSKRRKWRFFMWDRMLGNPKYQKSAFLLRRALDDYPIKCKGRSKKRGTYTRTSEIRDF; this is translated from the coding sequence ATGAAGGTATTCATTGGTTATGTCAGTTTATCCGGTAATACCGAGAAAATGGCTATAAACATAAAGAATAGAATGAAGGCTGTCGGCTGTGAAGTATATATGGAAAGATTGGATACTGTTGAAGTTGATGCTTTAAAGGATTTTGATTTGGCCTTTATTGGTTTATATACATGGAATCTTGAAGATTTACCGTATGAAGCAAACGAGTTTTATGAAGAAATTGACCAAGTGGACTTTGGTGGAGTGAAAGTCGCATTCTTTGGTGCTGGCGACTTGACCCATTCGAAACCTTGCGCCGCGATAGATATCCTTTCCGAAAAAATGAAGCAATTTGGATTTGATGTATATGATCGAGTATTGAAAATACACCATGAAAGCAGTACATACGAACAATTAAGGAAATGTGAAGACTTTGCAGAGCATGCCCTTATATGGGGAAGCAAGAGGAGGAAGTGGAGATTCTTCATGTGGGATCGGATGCTAGGCAACCCAAAATACCAAAAATCAGCATTTTTGTTAAGGAGGGCCCTTGATGATTACCCAATTAAGTGCAAAGGGAGAAGCAAAAAAAGAGGAACTTATACAAGAACTTCTGAAATTCGGGATTTTTAA
- a CDS encoding alpha/beta fold hydrolase — protein MPMLDVDGISLYYSVKGKGVPIVFIHPPVLTSVNFQYQMEELSQEFKVITFDIRGHGRSQYSRLPVTYPLIIEDIKHLLDHLKIKKAIICGYSTGGSIVLEYLLSCADRALGGIVIGGMSEVRDKYLKQKISLGISLANKDAVPILALSISWSNSNTENLFNKMFNEALKGDARNIEQYYYYSLHYNCTHLLEKINLPILLIYGKKDKPLYHYANLLHEKLPCTELKFIDHAKHQIPTKASNVLNESIKHFVHTQTV, from the coding sequence ATGCCAATGTTAGATGTGGACGGTATTAGCTTGTATTATTCTGTTAAGGGAAAAGGGGTTCCTATTGTTTTTATTCATCCTCCAGTACTGACAAGTGTGAATTTCCAATACCAAATGGAGGAATTATCCCAAGAATTCAAAGTTATCACTTTTGATATTAGGGGTCACGGAAGAAGTCAGTATTCAAGACTGCCAGTAACTTATCCCCTGATTATAGAAGATATCAAACATCTGTTGGATCATTTGAAAATTAAAAAAGCAATCATATGCGGATATTCAACCGGCGGCTCTATCGTATTGGAATATTTGCTGAGTTGTGCCGATCGGGCTCTAGGAGGCATTGTAATAGGTGGAATGTCTGAAGTGAGGGATAAATATTTAAAGCAAAAGATTTCTTTAGGAATATCACTTGCAAATAAAGACGCAGTTCCAATTCTTGCGCTATCCATTTCATGGAGTAATTCAAATACGGAAAATTTGTTCAACAAAATGTTTAATGAAGCCCTAAAAGGAGATGCCAGAAATATCGAGCAGTATTACTATTATAGTTTGCATTATAACTGTACCCATCTGCTAGAGAAAATCAACCTGCCGATTTTACTGATCTATGGTAAAAAAGATAAACCACTTTATCATTATGCTAATTTATTGCATGAAAAATTGCCGTGTACGGAATTAAAATTCATTGATCATGCAAAGCATCAGATCCCTACAAAAGCGTCTAATGTTTTAAATGAAAGCATAAAGCATTTTGTCCATACACAAACTGTTTAA
- a CDS encoding polysaccharide deacetylase family protein: MKKKLIFIGLGILVVFLLLIGTYKLMNSRTYQVFGGLTDNVESNEKVVALTFDDGPSKNVNEILPILDKYDVKATFFLIGNEIEKYPEEAGKISEAGHQIGNHTYSHRRMVFKSPSFIKAEIEKTDILIQNSGYKGEIDVRPPNGKKILGLPYYLNKNDRETITWNLEPDSYYTSASDKVKYVKDNIKPGSIILMHPMYDDTGKELQAIEGILQELTNEGYRFVTVNELQEM, translated from the coding sequence ATGAAAAAGAAACTGATATTCATTGGATTGGGAATCCTCGTTGTTTTCCTGCTATTGATTGGTACATATAAATTAATGAATTCGAGAACATATCAGGTATTCGGAGGATTAACGGATAATGTCGAGTCGAATGAAAAAGTGGTCGCTTTGACATTTGATGATGGCCCATCGAAGAATGTAAATGAGATCCTTCCGATATTGGATAAATACGATGTAAAAGCTACATTCTTTCTGATTGGTAACGAAATTGAAAAGTATCCAGAGGAAGCTGGAAAAATATCGGAAGCAGGACATCAGATTGGGAATCATACGTATTCCCACAGGCGAATGGTGTTTAAATCTCCCTCCTTTATCAAGGCGGAAATCGAGAAAACGGATATATTAATTCAGAACTCCGGATATAAGGGTGAAATTGACGTTCGGCCACCAAATGGGAAAAAAATCTTAGGGCTGCCTTATTATTTAAATAAAAATGATAGAGAGACCATTACCTGGAATCTGGAACCAGATAGCTATTACACTTCCGCTTCTGACAAAGTGAAGTATGTGAAGGATAATATTAAACCAGGTTCGATCATCCTGATGCATCCGATGTATGATGATACGGGTAAAGAACTTCAAGCGATTGAAGGGATCTTACAAGAGTTAACGAACGAAGGCTATAGGTTTGTAACGGTCAATGAACTTCAAGAAATGTAG
- a CDS encoding DUF2238 domain-containing protein, which yields MKKLGRDKSILIHLILLLLVTAVFIWSVIKPEGYLIWTMEVLPAVVFLIFVIATYNKFRLTTLSYLVIAVLTITMFIGAHYTYSKVPLFNWIKDHYDLNRNHYDRFGHFLKGLFAIVIREIVIRKTPLTKGPWLFAVTLSFALAIGALYEIIEWIAAIISKGGKASKEFLGTQGDIWDAQWDMSLTLIASILVLFTLSKLHDKLLRKVKN from the coding sequence GTGAAAAAATTGGGAAGAGATAAAAGTATACTGATTCATTTAATATTACTATTGCTAGTCACTGCAGTTTTTATTTGGTCAGTTATTAAGCCTGAAGGATACTTGATATGGACAATGGAAGTACTTCCTGCCGTTGTGTTTCTGATTTTTGTAATTGCTACATATAATAAATTCCGCCTCACTACATTATCCTATTTGGTTATTGCCGTTCTTACAATTACCATGTTCATCGGTGCCCATTATACGTACTCAAAAGTTCCTCTATTTAATTGGATAAAAGATCATTACGATTTAAACCGGAACCACTATGATCGGTTTGGACATTTCCTAAAAGGTTTATTTGCGATTGTGATTAGAGAAATAGTAATACGTAAAACCCCTCTAACAAAAGGACCCTGGTTATTTGCTGTCACATTAAGTTTTGCGCTTGCCATTGGAGCCTTATATGAAATTATCGAATGGATAGCTGCCATCATTTCAAAAGGCGGAAAGGCTTCAAAGGAATTTTTAGGAACACAGGGTGATATTTGGGACGCACAATGGGATATGTCGTTAACCTTAATCGCCTCTATCCTTGTATTGTTCACCTTGTCCAAACTTCATGACAAGCTGTTACGAAAAGTGAAAAATTGA
- a CDS encoding FbpB family small basic protein, translating to MSRRKKSYTELLKENRELLLRDKIEVERIYTKIDQKAINEKKESKQVQS from the coding sequence ATGTCTAGGAGAAAGAAATCTTATACTGAACTGCTAAAAGAAAACCGCGAACTTCTGTTGCGTGACAAAATCGAAGTGGAACGCATCTATACAAAAATCGATCAAAAAGCTATCAATGAAAAAAAGGAAAGTAAGCAAGTACAATCATGA